DNA from Sulfurimonas xiamenensis:
ACTTCTTTTTTCACAGGAGATTAAACAACCTGTCTCTCAATTTACTTCAAGCGGACCAGTTGTAGATCTGTTATATAAAGATGGAAAGGTATACAGTGCAACAAATGCCAGCTGTGTAGATATTTTTGATTTTAAAAGCAGAGAACTTATCAAAAAAATAGAGATACCTAAAATAACAGATTTTATGGGTGATGTTGTGCACTCAAAGGTTTACTCTGTTGATGTTATCGATGATAAAATACTAATTTTATCACAGGACAAACAGGGTTTTAGAAGAGTTCATCTTCATCAAAACGGAAAAACTGAACTTTTATTTGATTATAATAAAGCACTTACAATAGCAAAAGCTAAATTTTTAAATAGCGATACTATTTTATTGGGATTGTTAAGCAACGAGCTTGTTTCATACAATATAAAAAATAATTCTAATAATTGGATAATTCAAGTTTCAGCCGCAAAATTTTCAGACTTTGTTTTAAATGAGTCAAAGTCTGAAGTTGTGGTTGCTGATGAGAGCGGAGATTTAAAAATTCATAGTACAAAAGATGGAAAACGCATAAAATTATTAGCCGGTCAAAACCTAGACAATGTATTTCAGGTGGATTATAAAAACGGTATTATTGCAACAGCCGGTCAAGACAGAAGAACTGTTATATATACTCCAAAATTAAACTCATCCTATTATTTAGAATCTGATTTTTTAATTTACAGTGTTGGGCTATCTCCAAGCGGTAAAATTGTAGGATACTATAGCGATGAAGCCAACAATGTAACTTTAGTAAATACTATTACTAAATCCAAGATCGGTATATACGGCGGCAATCCTATGACAATTTCAAAAATAGTTTTTATAAATGAAAAAGAATTTTTAGTTTCAAGTGATGCAAATGTTATTAATTTATATAATGTAAAATAACAAACCAGGAGGAAGAAGATGGAGTATAATGAAAGTGAATTTTTAATAGAGACAGAAGTGCCTTACGATGAAGTTATAACATCAAGAACGGATTTAAAAGGTAATATTACTTATGCAAATGAAATTTTTTGTGAAATAAGCGGCTATTCTCTTGAAGAACTTTTAGGAAAACCTCATAACATTGTTAGGCATCCTGATATGCCAAAGAGCGTTTACAAAGAGTTATGGGATACAATAAAAAGTGGAAATCAATGGATAGGTGTTGTTAAAAATCTACGAAAAGACAAAGGTCATTATTGGGTCAAAGCTATAGTCTCTGGTGTGTACAAAGATGGAGAGCTTGTTGAGTATAAATCATTAAGAACTCCAATAGAGTATGACGAAAAGTTAGAACATCAAAAATTATACGATAAAATGCGTAAAGAAAATGGTGAAAAAACAAGAAGAGTAATTTACGAATAACTGAAAAACTCTTTTAAGAAGAGAATTGATAAAGCCTGTGAAAATTTATTTCACCGGTAATTTAAAAACAAAAGGAAAAAAAATGAATATTTCAAGCATTGTCGTTCAAACATTACCAAAATATTTAGACGAAGTGGTACAGAATCTTAAAGATTGTGAAGTATGTGATTATCATATGCATGATGAAAAAGGGCGAATTATTATAACAATCGAAGGTGAAGCAGTTTCAGAAGAGTTGGAAAAACTAAGAGTTATAGAAGCTATTCCACATGTAATAACTGCTGATATGCAGATGTCTTATAGTGAAGATGAGCTCGATGCACATATGGAAGTTATTGCAAATGGCGATGCAGTTCCAAAAATGTTAAATGACGACAGTATCCCTGCATCTGCAATAAGATACAATGGTGATTTAAAGAAAAAAGAAGATTTAACGACATTTGCTAAAAATTTTGATAAAACAAAGAGGTAAATTTTGTCTATTATATTTGAATCAACTATAAAAATGGTTGAAGGTAGTAAAACTGATTGGTATATTGAACTCAAAGATACTATTGATGGCACTATTGAAATATGCAAAGATTTACAAGAGTACTCCAAAAAAATAGAAGAACTTGGAAATAAATATGGTGGCATTATAGATGAAGTCAAATGGAATAAAAATGAAGATATTCATCCCATAATAATAAATGAAATCAGATTTAAAATGGCAGAACTCCAAAAGGAGATTGAAGAAGAGAGAGGTGAACCTATTATTAAAGAGGAAAATAGCTAAGTGGAAGCAAAAGCTATAAAAACTCTCAAATATTTAAGTATCCCTGAAATTAAAAAGCATTTAAATAGTGTTGAATATATTATTATGGCAGCACCCGCTCCTGAGCATTTTAAAAATACGCCTATTCATTTTACTATATTTTTAAATACACATGAAGAGTTGCCAAGAGATATTCAAGAAGCCATTTTTAATAAATTTTTAAATGAAAACAGTATAAAAAATCCTGCAGAAGTTATGAGCAAAATTATGCCTGTAGGATTTTCTCAAGGAACTCAAGAAACTTTTATGCCTATGCTTTTAATTAAGCAGGAAGACAAAAAAGATATACCGAATGTGCCTATGTTTGTTATAGATTTTCTCGCTGATTCCGAAAATTTTCATGAAGCAAAAGAGAAAAGTTTAACCGGTTGGAGCTACTCTTATAATCAATAATTAGCTAAAGCCTCTATCTCCTCTATACTTTTTACGATAGCATTAGAGAGGTTTTGTGCTCCATCTTTTGTAACCAGAATGTCATCTTCTATTCTTATTCCGATACCACGATATTTTTTCGGCACACTTTTATCATTTTTATCTATATACAAACCCGGTTCTATAGTTAAAACCATGCCTTTTTGGAGTGATATTTCTTGGTTTTTTGTATCTTTGTATGGCGCAGGATCATGAACATCTATTCCCATCCAGTGCCCTATTCCATGAGGATAATATCTCTTATGCTTTTGCTGTTTTATCAATTTTTTATAATCACCCTTTAAAATTCCCAATTCAACCATCCCTTTTGTCAACATCTTTTCTGCAATCTCCTGCAAGTGAGTTCTTTTTACTCCCGGTTTTATCATGTTGATAATTTTTAGCTGTGTATTTAAAACAAGATTATAGAGCTCTTTTTGTGGCTGTGTATACCTTCCGTTTACTGGAATTGTTCTTGTTATATCGCTTGCATAATAGTTATGTTCGCAACCTGCATCAATAAGAATCAGCTCTTTGTCTATCATAGGCTTGTCATTTTCTATATAATGAAGCGTATTTGCATTATTGC
Protein-coding regions in this window:
- a CDS encoding PAS domain-containing protein — its product is MEYNESEFLIETEVPYDEVITSRTDLKGNITYANEIFCEISGYSLEELLGKPHNIVRHPDMPKSVYKELWDTIKSGNQWIGVVKNLRKDKGHYWVKAIVSGVYKDGELVEYKSLRTPIEYDEKLEHQKLYDKMRKENGEKTRRVIYE
- a CDS encoding chaperone NapD translates to MNISSIVVQTLPKYLDEVVQNLKDCEVCDYHMHDEKGRIIITIEGEAVSEELEKLRVIEAIPHVITADMQMSYSEDELDAHMEVIANGDAVPKMLNDDSIPASAIRYNGDLKKKEDLTTFAKNFDKTKR
- a CDS encoding WD40 repeat domain-containing protein, translating into MKIITLITLLLTLLFSQEIKQPVSQFTSSGPVVDLLYKDGKVYSATNASCVDIFDFKSRELIKKIEIPKITDFMGDVVHSKVYSVDVIDDKILILSQDKQGFRRVHLHQNGKTELLFDYNKALTIAKAKFLNSDTILLGLLSNELVSYNIKNNSNNWIIQVSAAKFSDFVLNESKSEVVVADESGDLKIHSTKDGKRIKLLAGQNLDNVFQVDYKNGIIATAGQDRRTVIYTPKLNSSYYLESDFLIYSVGLSPSGKIVGYYSDEANNVTLVNTITKSKIGIYGGNPMTISKIVFINEKEFLVSSDANVINLYNVK